TGTTATATGTGACTAACTCAGgctaaattgcaaagactttctATTCCTTATTATTGTAGTAATATatcctttagttattttatttatttgaagaTACTTTTGAAGATTGTTAAGTGAATATGTTGGGTTGATACTGGCGGCAGAGTTAgggggcctcatatcagagtctgcttagggcctcactttggccaggggtggTCCTGGATCAAATTGTCCTTCAATGAGCAGAGTATCACAGAATTACTGTATAATGATATCATTGCTTGGACAACTTTGTATTGTAGTGGGGAATACACTAGAGTCCTATTTGTTGCGATTATTCTAGCTTCACCAAGTGCTGCAAAGTGTCCTCCTGTCGCCAGTGACACTCCGAATCAGTCATTACTTTGGGAATCTTTAGTCTTAGTTGAGCTTTATTCCAATTACCCATAAACGCACACATGCTGCATTCAAAGCCTTTGGGAgtaatggatttttaatgtctaacCCAGGgacattttgaaatgtaaatttgAGATGGTCAAACCACCAGTCTTCCAAGTAGAAGCTATTGGAGCATAGTGACACTCTTTAATTTGAAACTACACACAAACAAGTGGCAATTTTGCTTTCATTCGAGGTTTAGAATAGAAATATTGGTTAACAcctacaaagaaaaacaaaaaacataccTTTAACACTCAGGAAGACCCCCTCTCCAAACTCCACGACGTTGGAGTGCGAGCTTCCACAGAAGTACGTGGCTGAATCTGAGAATCGCACGTCAGAGAGGTGTAAATGATTGATCCCGTCCATCCTCACCAGAGAGAACCGCGGGTTCTTCTCCATCCAGGCGGACACTTTGGAGGATTTATCATACTTGTAGACTGAAGATAGGAGCTCTGGTCTGCCTCCTAGGATCTGTCGGTACCAGGAGAAATGCATGGCCACCTGGCTGTCGTAGAAGcattttaaagtcacatttcCCCCAACAGTGGCAGAGGTCACGCCAGTGTCCTGTTTGACCGCAGTCAACGAGGCCACGGCTGACAGATACACTACAAGAGACAGAAAATAAGCTCACATTATATTTAAGGTGCTAAATTAATCAATATTATAAATCCTATATGAAGAGACTTACAGACTCCACAGAGGATCGTACACGCATGCATGGTGACAGAGTTTGAAAGAACTGACAGGAACAGAGCCGAGGAGCGTGCAGatgaaaaatgggttacatTTGATTGGTTCATAAGAAGGTCGAGGCCTGTGACAGTTAGAGTATCATCGGACTCAGCAAGAAATGGTTTTACAgtaaacaacacatttaaatgttaaagggACTTCAGCTTATACAGCACTTTTCTCACCCTCTGACAGCTCAGGGTGCTTTTTAGACCGCGAATAACACTTACCCACCCACACCACGCTCACCCACCCATGGCAGAGGCGGCTATCAAGTTTCCAGTATGAAGTAATCTTGTGCCGaca
This genomic stretch from Cheilinus undulatus linkage group 22, ASM1832078v1, whole genome shotgun sequence harbors:
- the LOC121504782 gene encoding uncharacterized protein LOC121504782, translated to MNQSNVTHFSSARSSALFLSVLSNSVTMHACTILCGVLYLSAVASLTAVKQDTGVTSATVGGNVTLKCFYDSQVAMHFSWYRQILGGRPELLSSVYKYDKSSKVSAWMEKNPRFSLVRMDGINHLHLSDVRFSDSATYFCGSSHSNVVEFGEGVFLSVKGTDLKEVTQRPVSGTIQSGDSVTLNCTVHTGSCHEEHNVYWFRQGSHKGVLHTHRDGCKQTSTAGSPSLSCLYHLQKLNLSSSDAGTYYCAVASCGEILFGNGSKLLVKGDAEDQTAQMRILVYLSIIRTGTLLLFVTICLFIYITMSRKKS